The following are encoded together in the Cheilinus undulatus linkage group 3, ASM1832078v1, whole genome shotgun sequence genome:
- the LOC121507090 gene encoding potassium voltage-gated channel subfamily A member 3: MDDQNSSVIQTPSPTRSRGNTDTESRGDEVERGVMTVENMLEESAVLSAPHLSVDRYERSRQGCCERVVINISGLRFETQLKTFNQFPETLLGDPRKRMRYFDPLRNEYFFDRNRPSFDAILYYYQSGGRIRRPVNVPIDIFSEEIRFYQLGEEAMEKFRDDEGFIKEEERVLPKNDFQKQVWLLFEYPESSGPARGIAIVSVLVILISIVIFCMETLPEFRDERDQATVAPTVNGTAPHVPSPFTDPFFVIETLCIIWFSFELLVRFFACPSKTSFSKNIMNIIDIVAIIPYFITLGTELAERQINSGQQAMSLAILRVIRLVRVFRIFKLSRHSKGLQILGQTLKASMRELGLLIFFLFIGVILFSSAVYFAEADDPTSSFSSIPDAFWWAVVTMTTVGYGDMHPVTIGGKIVGSLCAIAGVLTIALPVPVIVSNFNYFYHRETEGEEHPQYAHADSCEHLPSEELRRSCSSSSLSKSEYMVIEEGINSAFKQPNFSTENNQNCVNIKKIFTDV, encoded by the coding sequence ATGGATGACCAGAACTCCAGTGTGATCCAGACGCCCTCGCCGACAAGGAGCAGGGGCAACACCGACACAGAGAGCAGGGGTGATGAGGTGGAGAGGGGCGTCATGACGGTGGAAAACATGCTGGAGGAGTCCGCCGTGCTCTCGGCGCCTCACCTGTCCGTGGATCGATACGAGCGCAGCCGCCAGGGATGCTGCGAGCGCGTGGTCATCAACATTTCGGGTTTACGCTTCGAGACGCAGCTGAAAACTTTCAACCAGTTTCCAGAAACGCTGCTGGGGGATCCGAGGAAAAGGATGCGCTACTTTGACCCACTGAGGAACGAGTACTTCTTTGACAGGAACAGACCCAGCTTTGATGCCATCCTCTACTACTACCAGTCAGGGGGGCGCATCCGGAGACCTGTCAACGTCCCCATTGATATTTTCTCCGAGGAGATCCGCTTCTATCAGCTCGGGGAGGAGGCCATGGAGAAATTCCGCGATGATGAAGGGTTTATAAAAGAAGAGGAGCGCGTGCTGCCCAAAAATGACTTCCAAAAGCAGGTTTGGCTTTTGTTTGAGTACCCTGAGAGCTCAGGGCCAGCCAGAGGGATCGCCATCGTTTCAGTGCTCGTTATTTTGATTTCCATTGTGATTTTCTGCATGGAGACTCTGCCTGAGTTCAGGGACGAGAGGGACCAAGCCACAGTGGCACCCACGGTCAATGGCACGGCCCCCCACGTGCCGAGCCCATTCACAGACCCCTTCTTTGTCATAGAGACCCTGTGCATCATCTGGTTCTCCTTCGAGCTGCTGGTCAGGTTCTTCGCCTGCCCCAGTAAAACTTCCTTCTCCAAAAACATCATGAATATCATCGACATCGTGGCCATCATCCCCTACTTTATCACTCTGGGGACCGAGCTGGCGGAGAGGCAGATCAACAGCGGCCAGCAGGCCATGTCTCTCGCCATCCTGAGGGTGATCAGGCTGGTGAGGGTCTTCCGGATCTTTAAGCTGTCACGACACTCAAAGGGACTTCAGATTTTGGGTCAGACCCTAAAAGCGAGCATGCGAGAGCTGGGTTTGCTCATATTCTTCCTCTTCATCGGAGTTATCCTCTTCTCCAGCGCGGTTTACTTTGCGGAAGCAGACGACCCCACGTccagcttcagcagcatcccAGACGCGTTTTGGTGGGCTGTGGTTACCATGACTACAGTGGGATACGGGGACATGCATCCGGTGACCATCGGGGGGAAAATAGTGGGGTCTCTGTGCGCAATAGCAGGCGTGCTGACCATTGCCTTACCCGTGCCAGTGATTGTGTCCAACTTCAACTACTTCTACCACAGGGAGACGGAGGGAGAGGAGCACCCACAGTACGCGCACGCGGACAGCTGTGAGCACCTCCCCTCTGAGGAGTTGAGGAGGTCATGCAGCTCCTCGTCCCTGAGCAAGTCTGAGTACATGGTGATCGAGGAGGGCATCAACAGCGCCTTCAAACAGCCCAACTTCAGCACCGAGAACAACCAGAACTGCGTCAACATCAAAAAGATCTTCACAGACGTGTAA